A single Solidesulfovibrio sp. DNA region contains:
- a CDS encoding hydantoinase B/oxoprolinase family protein — protein MNITPITLEVFKNKFASVAEEMGMALCRAAYSPNIKERRDFSCAVFDASGDMVAQAAHIPVHLGSMPLSVAAVIEAVDLRPGDMAMLNDPFKGGTHLPDITLVAPVYAGGDTPLFYVASRAHHADVGGMAAGSMPLSTSIFQEGLVIPPVKIVAGGEIVTDVMNLFLANVRTPNERQGDFSAQIMANATGVARMEALVAANGRETVTTMATALTDYAERLMRAAIAAIPDGSYAAEDFLDDDGAGAHDLAVRLTLSVADGEAELDFSDSDPQTAGCVNAVRAIALSAALYVFRALAGGAMPTNAGCLRPITVTTKRGSLLDAAFPAAVAGGNVETSQRIVDVILAALATALPGAVPAASQGTMNNVAMGGRDPRSKEPFTYYETLAGGAGAHAGGHGQSAVHSHMTNTRNTPVEALEYAYPLRVTRYALRAGSGGPGAHRGGEGLVREVEALAPMEVTVLSERRLRGPWGLDGGGEGAPGVNTVTRRTGEMAMPSKFHVKLRPGDRLRLETPGGGGYGPVS, from the coding sequence ATGAACATCACCCCCATCACCCTCGAAGTCTTCAAGAACAAGTTCGCCTCGGTGGCCGAGGAAATGGGCATGGCGCTTTGCCGGGCCGCCTATTCGCCCAATATCAAAGAGCGCCGCGATTTCTCCTGCGCCGTGTTCGACGCAAGCGGCGACATGGTCGCCCAGGCCGCCCACATCCCCGTGCACCTGGGCTCCATGCCGCTGTCCGTAGCCGCCGTCATCGAGGCCGTGGACTTGCGGCCCGGCGACATGGCCATGCTCAACGACCCGTTCAAGGGCGGCACCCACCTGCCCGACATCACGCTGGTCGCCCCGGTCTACGCCGGCGGCGACACACCCCTTTTCTACGTGGCCAGCCGCGCCCACCACGCCGACGTCGGCGGCATGGCCGCCGGCTCCATGCCGCTTTCCACCTCCATCTTCCAGGAAGGGCTGGTGATACCGCCCGTCAAAATCGTGGCCGGCGGCGAAATCGTCACCGACGTCATGAACCTGTTTTTGGCCAACGTGCGCACCCCCAACGAACGCCAGGGCGATTTCTCGGCCCAGATCATGGCCAACGCCACCGGCGTGGCCCGCATGGAAGCCCTCGTCGCCGCAAACGGCCGCGAAACCGTCACCACCATGGCCACGGCGCTGACCGACTACGCCGAGCGCCTCATGCGCGCCGCCATCGCCGCCATCCCCGACGGCTCCTACGCCGCCGAGGACTTCCTGGACGACGACGGCGCCGGCGCCCATGACCTGGCCGTGCGCCTGACCCTGTCCGTGGCCGACGGCGAGGCGGAACTGGATTTTTCCGACAGCGACCCGCAAACGGCCGGCTGCGTCAACGCCGTGCGGGCCATCGCCCTGTCCGCCGCCCTCTACGTCTTCCGCGCCCTGGCCGGCGGGGCCATGCCCACCAACGCCGGCTGCCTGCGCCCCATAACCGTCACCACCAAGCGCGGCAGCCTCCTCGACGCCGCCTTCCCGGCCGCCGTGGCCGGTGGCAACGTCGAAACCTCCCAGCGCATCGTGGACGTGATCCTGGCCGCCCTGGCCACGGCCCTGCCCGGGGCCGTGCCGGCCGCTTCCCAGGGCACCATGAACAACGTGGCCATGGGCGGGCGCGACCCGCGCTCCAAGGAGCCCTTCACCTACTACGAAACCCTGGCCGGCGGCGCCGGCGCCCATGCCGGCGGCCACGGCCAGTCGGCCGTGCATTCGCACATGACCAACACCCGCAACACGCCCGTGGAGGCCCTGGAATACGCCTACCCGCTGCGGGTGACGCGCTACGCCCTGCGCGCGGGGTCCGGCGGCCCGGGCGCCCACCGGGGCGGGGAAGGGCTCGTGCGCGAGGTCGAGGCCCTGGCGCCGATGGAGGTGACGGTGCTGTCCGAACGGCGGCTTCGCGGGCCGTGGGGGCTCGACGGCGGCGGCGAGGGCGCTCCGGGTGTCAATACGGTGACGCGTCGCACGGGCGAGATGGCCATGCCGTCGAAGTTTCATGTGAAGCTGCGCCCGGGGGACAGGCTGCGCCTGGAGACACCGGGCGGCGGCGGCTACGGCCCGGTTTCCTGA
- a CDS encoding hydantoinase/oxoprolinase family protein, with amino-acid sequence MAVVGVDTGGTFTDIICFTPAGVSVVKLPSTPDSPARAVLEGLARLGLAPRKVLHGSTVATNALLEGKGAVTAFVANAGFEDVIAIGRQNRPEIYDLTSRKEDCLVPGALRFGVPGRVSAEGKVLEELTPEQAWQLAQAVAESGAASAAVCLLFSFLKPEHEKLLGQALAEAGVAVSLSSDILAEFREYERAATTVANAYVGPVMDAYLGELEAGLPEGAPLLVMQSSGGLVTAPVARREAVRTILSGPAGGVVAALSLGKAAGFDHLITFDMGGTSTDVSLLDGMLSMAMEKRIAGLTVKTPMLDIHTVGAGGGSLAALDAGGALLVGPRSAGADPGPACYGKAEGLTVTDANLFLGRLSADHFLGGAMRLQADRLPPLFAALGQAAGLGAVEAAEGIVAVAEAAMERAIRVISVERGHDPADFALFSFGGAGGLHAVSLARLLGVGTVLVPRHPGLFSALGMLCADVVKDFSETVMLGSDKVDIFELAGLFGALEEKAREGMAEEGVPAAKVVLERQLDMRYRGQSHELPIRLVADPFTAFHARHEAVFGFKNPKSVIEVVTLRIRARGITEKPAFEESEHRVAAVAEAAKIGERPLTWKSRPLSAMWYDREKLVPGNRILGPALVAETSATTFVPPKAEARVDGFGNIVIDTRVG; translated from the coding sequence ATGGCCGTTGTCGGCGTCGACACCGGAGGCACGTTTACCGATATCATTTGTTTCACGCCGGCGGGTGTTTCGGTGGTCAAGCTGCCGTCCACGCCCGACAGTCCCGCCAGGGCGGTGCTGGAGGGCTTGGCCCGGCTGGGGCTTGCCCCCCGCAAGGTCCTGCATGGCTCCACCGTGGCCACCAATGCGCTGCTCGAAGGCAAGGGCGCGGTTACGGCCTTCGTGGCCAACGCCGGCTTCGAGGACGTCATCGCCATCGGCCGCCAGAACCGGCCCGAAATCTACGACCTGACCAGCCGCAAGGAGGACTGCCTGGTGCCCGGGGCCTTGCGTTTCGGCGTGCCGGGCCGTGTGTCGGCCGAGGGCAAGGTCCTTGAGGAGCTTACCCCGGAACAGGCCTGGCAATTGGCCCAGGCCGTGGCCGAGTCCGGGGCGGCCTCGGCGGCGGTGTGCCTGCTGTTTTCCTTCCTGAAGCCCGAGCACGAAAAGCTGCTCGGCCAGGCCCTGGCCGAGGCCGGGGTCGCCGTTTCGCTTTCGAGCGATATCCTGGCGGAATTTCGCGAATACGAGCGGGCGGCCACGACGGTGGCCAATGCCTATGTCGGGCCGGTCATGGATGCCTACCTGGGCGAGCTGGAGGCCGGCCTGCCCGAGGGCGCGCCGCTTTTGGTCATGCAGTCCAGCGGCGGGCTCGTCACCGCGCCGGTGGCCCGCCGCGAGGCCGTGCGCACCATCCTGTCCGGCCCGGCCGGCGGCGTGGTGGCGGCGCTTTCCCTGGGCAAGGCCGCCGGCTTCGACCACCTCATCACCTTCGACATGGGCGGCACCTCCACCGACGTGTCGCTGCTCGACGGCATGCTGTCCATGGCCATGGAGAAGCGCATTGCCGGGCTGACGGTCAAAACGCCCATGCTCGACATCCACACGGTCGGGGCCGGGGGCGGCTCGTTGGCGGCGCTCGACGCCGGCGGGGCGCTGCTGGTCGGCCCGCGAAGCGCCGGGGCCGACCCCGGGCCGGCCTGCTACGGCAAGGCCGAAGGGCTGACCGTCACCGATGCCAACCTGTTTCTGGGCCGGCTGTCCGCCGACCATTTCCTGGGCGGCGCCATGCGCCTTCAGGCCGACCGCCTGCCGCCGTTGTTCGCGGCCCTGGGCCAGGCCGCCGGGCTTGGCGCCGTGGAGGCGGCCGAGGGCATCGTGGCCGTGGCCGAGGCGGCCATGGAGCGGGCCATCCGGGTCATTTCCGTGGAGCGCGGCCACGATCCGGCCGATTTCGCGCTGTTTTCCTTTGGCGGGGCCGGCGGGCTGCATGCCGTGTCCCTGGCCCGGCTGCTCGGGGTGGGCACCGTGCTCGTGCCGCGCCATCCCGGGCTTTTTTCCGCCCTGGGCATGCTGTGCGCCGACGTGGTCAAGGATTTCTCCGAGACGGTCATGCTCGGCTCGGACAAGGTGGACATCTTCGAGCTGGCCGGGCTGTTCGGCGCCCTGGAGGAGAAGGCCCGCGAGGGCATGGCCGAGGAGGGCGTGCCGGCGGCCAAGGTCGTCCTGGAGCGCCAGCTCGACATGCGCTATCGCGGCCAGTCCCACGAACTGCCCATCCGGCTGGTGGCCGATCCCTTCACGGCCTTCCATGCCCGCCACGAGGCCGTGTTCGGCTTCAAGAACCCGAAATCCGTCATCGAGGTGGTGACGCTGCGCATCCGGGCCCGGGGCATCACCGAGAAGCCGGCCTTCGAGGAGAGCGAGCACCGGGTGGCCGCCGTGGCCGAGGCCGCGAAAATCGGCGAAAGGCCGCTGACCTGGAAAAGCCGGCCCCTTTCGGCCATGTGGTACGACCGCGAGAAGCTCGTGCCCGGCAACCGCATCCTCGGGCCGGCGCTTGTGGCCGAAACCTCGGCCACGACCTTCGTGCCGCCCAAGGCCGAGGCGCGCGTCGATGGTTTCGGGAATATCGTCATCGATACGCGGGTGGGGTAG
- the tig gene encoding trigger factor: MEYTVSQLSPVKTQVTVSVPAEEANAALATAVALYRSKADIKGFRKGKVPSSVIESRFKKEITHEATTDLINVHINEIMGELKLSPLSGLDVGEAALARDTPLEYTFSFEHAPAFDLPDYKGQAIEEEEVEVRDADIESVIERVRKNLAEVTPISDNRPAVDGEVVSVTFEAFENGEPMPGVRAENFELTLGEGQALPEFEALIKTVPAGGEGEAEMTFPADFINTDLAGRAVTMKVAVHVIKQRKLPEIDDELAKKAGNFEDLDKMREAITMSYKKSRQDLHRSAAQKKLLDKLLAQVDYPLPPTTVEQQLAGMANDFVEKMERQGKSLAGAGKTMADLEADLRPRAEELVKTQIFLAAVAAKEEMTVTPQEMDAFFYRLSTQTGQDVILLKRYYEDNGLMIMVRDKLLADKAADFIYANALVTKVPQADAAPGAEEGPGYGVRD, translated from the coding sequence TTGGAATATACCGTCTCGCAACTTTCGCCTGTCAAAACGCAGGTCACCGTCAGCGTCCCGGCCGAGGAGGCCAACGCCGCCCTGGCAACCGCCGTCGCCCTGTATCGCTCCAAGGCCGACATCAAGGGCTTCCGCAAGGGCAAGGTGCCGTCCAGCGTCATCGAGTCGCGCTTCAAAAAGGAAATCACCCACGAAGCCACCACCGACCTCATCAACGTCCACATCAACGAAATCATGGGCGAACTGAAGCTGTCGCCCCTGTCCGGGCTCGATGTCGGCGAAGCCGCCCTGGCCAGGGACACCCCCCTGGAATACACCTTCTCCTTCGAACACGCCCCGGCCTTCGACCTGCCCGACTACAAGGGCCAGGCCATCGAGGAGGAGGAGGTCGAGGTCCGCGACGCCGACATCGAATCCGTCATCGAGCGCGTGCGCAAGAACCTGGCCGAGGTCACGCCCATCAGCGACAACCGGCCGGCCGTGGACGGCGAGGTCGTGTCCGTGACCTTCGAGGCCTTCGAGAACGGCGAGCCCATGCCCGGCGTGCGGGCCGAGAACTTCGAGCTGACGCTTGGCGAGGGCCAGGCCCTGCCCGAGTTCGAGGCGCTGATCAAGACCGTGCCCGCCGGTGGCGAGGGCGAGGCCGAGATGACCTTCCCGGCCGATTTCATCAACACCGACCTGGCCGGCCGTGCCGTGACCATGAAGGTGGCCGTCCACGTCATCAAGCAGCGCAAGCTGCCCGAGATCGACGACGAACTGGCGAAAAAGGCCGGCAACTTCGAGGACCTGGACAAGATGCGCGAAGCCATTACCATGTCCTACAAGAAATCGCGCCAGGACCTGCACCGTTCCGCCGCCCAGAAAAAGCTGCTGGACAAGCTGCTGGCCCAGGTCGACTACCCGCTGCCGCCCACCACCGTGGAACAGCAGCTGGCCGGAATGGCCAATGATTTCGTTGAAAAGATGGAGCGCCAGGGCAAGAGCCTGGCCGGCGCGGGCAAGACCATGGCCGACCTGGAGGCTGACCTGCGGCCCCGGGCCGAGGAACTGGTCAAGACGCAGATTTTCCTGGCCGCCGTGGCCGCCAAGGAAGAGATGACCGTGACCCCCCAGGAGATGGACGCGTTTTTCTACCGCCTGTCCACCCAGACCGGCCAGGACGTGATCCTGCTCAAGCGCTACTACGAGGACAACGGCCTGATGATCATGGTGCGCGACAAGCTTCTGGCGGACAAGGCCGCCGATTTCATCTATGCCAACGCCCTGGTCACCAAGGTGCCCCAGGCCGATGCGGCCCCCGGGGCCGAGGAAGGCCCGGGCTACGGGGTGCGCGACTAG
- the lon gene encoding endopeptidase La: protein MTGFIFDNDRYAADTIRLPMMSLREVVMFPRSIAPLFVGREASIKAIEQAVAAHDKKIFLVAQRSPETEKPSPEDLFEMGTVSKILQMLRLPDGTIKVLFEGLYRAEWESETMGVGEDADYPMVTVRRVPEEESAGAEADALIRATQEALEQYGRINKKLAPETILAINSITAPGRLADAVMPHLKVDYIKKQGVLEELEPVKRLEEAYAFLQGEIEISSIEKRIKNRVKQQMEKNQKEYYLNEQIKAINKEMGREDDPGAEAAEFETRLGEKNMPEEAREKTLREIKKLRQIPPSSAEYTVVRNYVEWILDLPWNVYKEAELDIAAAENVLNEDHYGLEKPKERILEYLAVQKLVERIKGPILCLVGPPGVGKTSLAKSIAKAMGREFVRLSLGGVRDEAEIRGHRRTYVGALPGKIIQSLKRVKFNNPVFCLDEVDKMSTDFRGDPSAALLEVLDPEQNSAYSDHYLDLDYDLSKIFFITTANSLHSIPLPLQDRMEIIRIPGYLETEKTQIGRKFLLPKNIEQHGLKDENLDFAEDALLEVIRRYTREAGVRNLEREIASICRKVARKIVEGKNEDEVHAVTKDNLESYLGVPKHRHGEMEPAPRVGLCTGMAYTEVGGEILMVEAAIMPGTGKVEITGKLGEVMQESARAALSYLRSRSGLYGLKPDFHKEIDIHIHVPEGAIPKDGPSAGITLATTIISALLNIPVRNDLAMTGEITLRGRVLPIGGLREKLLAAHRGLIRTAIIPSENEKDLKDVPETILRDMEIIKVESMDEVLSKALVCPEPEKVFCRRDENAAPLAESLLKEQFRPEPRH from the coding sequence ATGACGGGTTTTATTTTCGACAATGACCGGTACGCCGCCGACACCATACGCCTGCCCATGATGAGCCTGCGGGAAGTGGTCATGTTCCCGCGTTCCATCGCCCCCCTGTTCGTCGGCCGCGAGGCGTCCATCAAGGCCATCGAACAGGCCGTGGCCGCCCACGACAAGAAGATTTTCCTGGTCGCCCAGCGTTCCCCGGAGACCGAAAAGCCCTCTCCCGAGGACCTCTTCGAGATGGGCACGGTCAGCAAGATCCTGCAGATGCTGCGCCTGCCCGACGGCACGATCAAGGTCCTGTTCGAGGGCCTGTACCGGGCCGAGTGGGAGAGCGAAACCATGGGCGTTGGCGAGGACGCCGACTATCCCATGGTCACCGTGCGCCGCGTGCCCGAGGAGGAATCCGCCGGGGCCGAGGCCGACGCGCTCATCCGGGCCACCCAGGAAGCCCTGGAGCAGTACGGCCGCATCAACAAGAAGCTCGCCCCGGAAACCATCCTGGCCATCAATTCCATCACCGCCCCGGGACGGCTGGCCGACGCGGTCATGCCCCACCTCAAGGTGGACTACATCAAGAAGCAGGGCGTGCTGGAAGAGCTCGAACCGGTCAAGCGCCTGGAAGAGGCCTATGCCTTCCTCCAGGGCGAGATCGAAATCTCCTCCATCGAGAAGCGGATCAAAAACCGCGTCAAGCAGCAGATGGAGAAGAACCAGAAAGAGTACTATTTAAACGAGCAGATAAAAGCCATCAACAAGGAGATGGGCCGCGAGGACGATCCCGGGGCCGAGGCGGCCGAATTCGAGACGCGCCTGGGCGAGAAGAACATGCCCGAGGAGGCCCGGGAGAAGACCCTTCGCGAGATCAAGAAGCTGCGCCAGATTCCGCCGTCCTCGGCCGAGTACACGGTGGTGCGCAACTACGTCGAATGGATCCTCGACCTGCCCTGGAACGTCTACAAGGAAGCCGAGCTCGACATCGCCGCCGCCGAGAACGTGCTCAACGAGGACCACTACGGCCTGGAAAAGCCCAAAGAGCGCATCCTGGAGTACCTGGCCGTGCAAAAGCTCGTGGAGCGCATCAAGGGTCCCATCCTGTGCCTGGTCGGCCCCCCGGGCGTGGGCAAGACGTCGCTGGCCAAGTCCATCGCCAAGGCCATGGGCCGCGAGTTCGTGCGCCTGTCCCTGGGCGGCGTGCGCGACGAGGCCGAGATCCGCGGCCACCGGCGCACCTATGTCGGGGCGCTGCCGGGCAAGATCATCCAGTCGCTCAAGCGCGTCAAATTCAACAATCCCGTGTTCTGCCTCGACGAGGTGGACAAGATGAGCACGGATTTCCGGGGCGACCCCTCGGCCGCCCTGCTCGAAGTCCTCGATCCCGAGCAGAACTCCGCCTACAGCGACCATTACCTCGATCTGGACTACGACCTGTCCAAGATCTTTTTCATCACCACGGCCAACTCCCTGCACTCGATTCCCCTGCCGCTGCAGGACCGCATGGAGATCATCCGCATCCCCGGCTACCTGGAGACGGAAAAGACGCAGATCGGCCGCAAGTTCCTGCTGCCCAAAAACATCGAGCAGCATGGACTTAAGGACGAGAACCTCGATTTCGCCGAGGACGCCCTGCTGGAGGTCATCCGGCGCTACACCCGGGAGGCCGGCGTGCGCAACCTGGAGCGGGAGATCGCCTCGATCTGCCGCAAGGTGGCCCGCAAGATCGTGGAGGGCAAAAACGAGGACGAGGTCCACGCCGTCACCAAGGACAACCTCGAATCCTACCTCGGCGTGCCCAAGCACCGCCACGGCGAGATGGAGCCCGCGCCCCGCGTGGGGCTGTGCACCGGCATGGCCTACACGGAAGTCGGCGGCGAGATCCTCATGGTCGAGGCGGCCATCATGCCCGGCACGGGCAAGGTGGAGATCACGGGCAAGCTCGGCGAGGTCATGCAGGAATCGGCCCGGGCGGCCTTGTCCTACCTGCGCTCGCGCTCGGGGCTCTACGGCCTCAAGCCCGATTTCCACAAGGAGATCGACATCCACATCCACGTGCCCGAGGGCGCCATCCCGAAAGACGGCCCGTCGGCCGGCATCACCCTGGCCACGACCATCATCTCGGCGCTGCTGAACATTCCGGTGCGAAACGACCTGGCCATGACCGGCGAGATCACGCTTCGCGGCCGGGTGCTGCCCATCGGCGGCCTGCGCGAGAAACTCCTGGCCGCCCACCGGGGGCTCATCCGCACGGCCATCATCCCGTCGGAGAACGAGAAGGATTTGAAGGACGTGCCCGAGACGATCCTGCGCGACATGGAGATCATCAAGGTCGAGAGCATGGACGAGGTGCTCTCCAAGGCCCTGGTGTGCCCGGAGCCGGAAAAGGTCTTCTGCCGGCGCGACGAGAATGCCGCGCCCCTGGCCGAGTCGCTGCTCAAGGAGCAGTTCCGCCCCGAGCCGCGGCATTAA
- the clpP gene encoding ATP-dependent Clp endopeptidase proteolytic subunit ClpP, whose amino-acid sequence MTTIPIVIETTGRSERAYDIYSRLLRDRIILLGSPVDDHIANLICAQLLFLESEDPEKEIFMYINSPGGVVSSGLAIYDTMQFILPPVSTLCMGQAASMGALLLCAGATGMRYALPHSRIMIHQPSGGFQGQATDIEIHAKETKRTREALNTIMAKHTGQPIEKIQVDTERDNFMSAEEAKAYGLIDKVLTSREPVAKKEPEEA is encoded by the coding sequence ATGACCACGATCCCTATTGTCATTGAAACGACCGGTCGGTCCGAGCGGGCCTACGACATCTATTCCCGGCTGCTGCGCGACCGCATCATCCTGCTTGGCAGCCCCGTCGACGACCACATCGCCAACCTCATCTGCGCCCAGCTCCTGTTCCTGGAGTCCGAGGACCCGGAAAAGGAGATCTTCATGTACATCAACTCCCCGGGCGGCGTCGTCTCGTCGGGCCTGGCCATCTACGACACCATGCAGTTCATCCTGCCGCCGGTCTCGACCCTGTGCATGGGCCAGGCCGCCAGCATGGGGGCGCTGTTGCTGTGCGCCGGGGCCACGGGCATGCGCTACGCCCTGCCCCACAGCCGCATCATGATCCACCAGCCCTCGGGCGGCTTCCAGGGCCAGGCCACGGACATCGAGATCCACGCCAAGGAAACCAAGCGGACCCGCGAGGCCTTAAATACCATCATGGCCAAGCACACCGGCCAGCCCATCGAGAAGATCCAGGTGGACACGGAACGTGACAATTTCATGAGTGCCGAAGAGGCCAAGGCCTACGGCCTTATCGACAAAGTGTTGACCTCCAGGGAACCTGTGGCGAAAAAGGAACCCGAGGAAGCCTAG
- a CDS encoding tRNA nucleotidyltransferase: MKRYLVGGAVRDILIGRPVVDQDYLIVDATPEAFVRRYRRARQVGKTFPVFMLGSAQYAWPRGGDVHEDLLARDLTINAIAMGDSRQIAGRLHFHPLALGDLRDRILRPCAETSMFDDPLRVYRAARFAASLPDFAPHPELIAQMRAVAACGAVGDVFAERVAQEVRKALDSPKPSRFFRLLAETGCLLPWMPELETARHIPAGPPENHGDNSVFDHLCELVDQLAGKPIAGWMAVCHDLGKTLTPQGEWPRHHGHDDAGGEVAEELGRRLKLPNRVREAGVAAARLHMKAARYDELRPSTRVDMLSWLHKHEMVEPLFEVVQADCGEDVWPLARRDLKVMLSVHLPGKQRMRGPASGEKLRGLRCQKLAEADKAREAPAAGA, encoded by the coding sequence ATGAAACGGTATCTTGTTGGCGGCGCGGTCCGCGACATCCTGATCGGACGGCCGGTGGTGGACCAGGATTACCTCATCGTCGACGCCACGCCCGAAGCGTTCGTGCGAAGGTATCGGAGAGCCCGGCAGGTCGGCAAGACCTTCCCGGTGTTCATGCTCGGCAGCGCCCAGTACGCCTGGCCGCGCGGCGGCGATGTCCACGAGGACCTGCTCGCCCGCGACCTGACCATCAACGCCATCGCCATGGGCGATTCGCGCCAGATCGCCGGACGCCTGCATTTTCACCCGCTGGCCCTTGGCGACCTGCGCGACCGGATCTTGCGCCCCTGCGCCGAGACGTCCATGTTCGACGATCCGCTACGGGTCTACCGGGCGGCCCGGTTCGCCGCCTCGCTGCCGGATTTCGCGCCCCATCCCGAGCTCATCGCCCAGATGCGGGCCGTGGCCGCCTGCGGCGCCGTGGGCGACGTGTTCGCCGAGCGCGTGGCCCAGGAGGTGCGAAAAGCCCTGGATTCGCCCAAGCCGTCCCGCTTTTTCCGGCTCCTGGCCGAGACCGGCTGCCTGCTGCCCTGGATGCCGGAACTGGAGACGGCCCGCCACATCCCGGCCGGGCCGCCGGAAAACCACGGCGACAACAGCGTCTTCGACCACCTGTGCGAACTGGTCGACCAGCTTGCCGGCAAGCCCATCGCCGGCTGGATGGCCGTGTGCCACGACCTGGGCAAGACCCTGACCCCCCAAGGGGAGTGGCCGCGCCACCACGGCCACGACGACGCCGGCGGCGAGGTGGCCGAGGAACTCGGCCGGCGGCTGAAGCTCCCCAACCGGGTGCGCGAGGCTGGCGTGGCGGCGGCCCGGCTGCACATGAAGGCCGCCCGCTACGACGAACTGCGGCCGTCCACGCGCGTGGACATGCTGTCGTGGCTGCACAAGCACGAGATGGTGGAACCGCTGTTCGAGGTGGTGCAGGCCGACTGCGGCGAGGACGTCTGGCCGCTGGCCCGGCGCGACCTCAAGGTCATGCTCTCGGTGCACCTGCCCGGCAAGCAGCGCATGCGCGGCCCGGCCTCGGGCGAGAAGCTGCGCGGGCTTCGCTGCCAGAAACTGGCCGAGGCGGACAAGGCCCGCGAGGCGCCGGCCGCCGGGGCGTAG
- the clpX gene encoding ATP-dependent Clp protease ATP-binding subunit ClpX: MTKKKSTVSGELCCSFCGKNQDEVQRLIAGPDVYICDECVSLCNEIIAQESVSEEAEGGKLLPPAEIKRLLDEYVIGQDQAKKILAVAVHNHYKRVFYAGAAGVDDVEIDKSNILLIGPTGSGKTLLAQTLARILNVPFAIADATTLTEAGYVGEDVENILVQLLQNADYDIEAASKGIIYIDEIDKIARKGDSPSITRDVSGEGVQQALLKIIEGTEANIPPKGGRKHPQQEFIRLNTSNILFIVGGAFIGLEKIVGQRMRGSAMGFGAKVEARHDDDMSRMLSMVHPADLIKFGLIPEFIGRIPILTSLEELGKDDLVRILTEPKNALVKQYQKLFELDKVRVRFTKNALDAIAEKAIERKTGARGLRNVMENIMLEIMYKLPSLTGVKECVINKAVVEKGLEPLLFYHQEVKSA, encoded by the coding sequence ATGACCAAGAAAAAGAGCACCGTTTCAGGCGAGTTGTGCTGCTCGTTTTGCGGCAAGAACCAGGACGAGGTCCAGCGGCTCATCGCCGGGCCGGATGTCTACATCTGTGACGAGTGCGTCTCGCTGTGTAACGAGATCATCGCCCAGGAATCCGTCAGCGAGGAGGCCGAGGGCGGCAAGCTGCTGCCGCCGGCCGAAATCAAGCGACTTCTCGACGAATACGTCATCGGCCAGGACCAGGCGAAAAAGATCCTGGCCGTGGCCGTGCACAACCACTACAAGCGCGTGTTCTACGCCGGTGCCGCCGGCGTCGACGACGTGGAGATCGACAAGAGCAACATCCTGCTCATCGGCCCCACCGGTTCGGGCAAGACCCTGCTCGCCCAGACCCTGGCGCGCATCCTAAACGTCCCCTTCGCCATCGCCGACGCCACCACCCTGACCGAGGCCGGCTACGTGGGCGAGGACGTGGAAAACATTTTGGTGCAGCTGCTGCAAAACGCCGACTACGACATCGAGGCGGCCAGCAAGGGCATCATCTACATCGACGAGATCGACAAGATCGCGCGCAAGGGCGACAGCCCGTCCATCACCCGGGACGTCTCGGGCGAGGGCGTGCAGCAGGCCCTGCTCAAGATCATCGAGGGCACCGAAGCCAACATCCCGCCCAAGGGCGGCCGCAAGCACCCGCAGCAGGAGTTCATCCGGCTCAACACCTCCAACATCCTGTTCATCGTCGGCGGCGCCTTCATCGGCCTGGAAAAGATCGTCGGCCAGCGCATGCGCGGCTCGGCCATGGGCTTCGGGGCCAAGGTCGAGGCCCGCCACGACGACGACATGTCGCGCATGCTGTCCATGGTCCATCCGGCCGACCTCATCAAGTTCGGGCTCATCCCCGAATTCATCGGCCGCATCCCCATCCTCACGAGCCTGGAGGAGTTGGGCAAGGACGACCTGGTGCGCATCCTGACCGAGCCCAAAAACGCCCTGGTCAAGCAGTACCAGAAGCTGTTCGAATTGGACAAGGTTCGGGTGCGCTTCACGAAAAACGCCCTGGACGCCATCGCCGAGAAGGCCATCGAGCGCAAGACCGGCGCCCGCGGCCTGCGCAACGTCATGGAAAACATCATGCTGGAGATCATGTACAAGCTGCCGTCGCTGACCGGCGTCAAGGAGTGCGTGATCAACAAGGCCGTGGTGGAAAAAGGCCTGGAACCGCTGCTGTTCTACCACCAGGAAGTCAAGTCGGCCTAA